A window of Candidatus Gastranaerophilales bacterium contains these coding sequences:
- a CDS encoding cellulose synthase subunit BcsC-related outer membrane protein, translated as MKKLIICMIIFFITITSPAFAFGYKKDYKTLLLKNAINAETRKDFKSAFFNYEKILFYYPQDETALTKYALFCERHDFYDKAIEIYTILYQKTHNKQYLAKIKDIAPKTETEKANKAKREKNKIVHTTQSSETHQKHSEAQNIKQLKKSVERIGKKNNYQKDKLKAKEDLMYKALREKNFPLAERYLSELLDKSPSNKKYINLISGVALAQENYPLAIKYLEKQDKAIENQKILAFSYFKNSQLKKSLNIIDSLIFKDPTNLEFVDSGITYSMGEKDWENALKYLNIGLEKKPNYEKYLLQKADILTIQKQYEPAIIIFTTLTTISPKEEYKLKLIDLYLATGQYDKAELLIIPLYKEQANKEIAQKYLHILNTNEKHQEAYKLALDNDLLESVDGHLASANIARENNDFSKAKAYYSKILNQEPNNLSAQLGNAYASLEKKEFVESRNLFEKMLEVNPSFVPARLGIIDSYMANTEDLKTLSELNKMQPNEKVQILKAKTYYEMKMYENAKNSIKGINTPEGINLNNDVLRAQAYIFNPNYDLFTQKLSEEFKLNYDKIGFRNSKYIDNLNCYTDYNIIIYSSGVYPSTNEKYNNVTNEIRGGIEGRIDPNKEIKLDVGAKIFQDAGAMLNTDSWIKFYPNDKYNLKLGFSRDNVQQSYLSAVGMYLNGIYTGQVANNKVYLEYEAKMPKRYYSFGRGGFGSMNGQNLRTNPYWEGMVGFGNLLYYTPKKEKIKKISTDIVTYNAGYRYNLLDIFDNEGNLYGGYWSPTWFSANTVNITALGEYKKFNYGAAGYVGWQYAINPKQSLFIWGANAFINYKINDHVDVNVAYRYFNYADVQRNQFIANVIIRGFRNVKIH; from the coding sequence ATGAAAAAACTTATTATTTGTATGATAATTTTTTTTATAACAATAACTTCGCCTGCCTTTGCTTTTGGTTATAAAAAAGATTACAAAACACTCCTTTTAAAAAATGCAATAAATGCTGAAACAAGAAAAGATTTCAAATCAGCATTTTTCAACTATGAAAAAATTCTGTTTTATTATCCTCAAGATGAAACGGCTTTGACTAAATATGCACTATTTTGCGAAAGACACGATTTTTACGACAAAGCAATTGAAATTTATACAATTTTATACCAAAAAACTCATAACAAACAATATTTAGCCAAAATCAAAGATATTGCCCCAAAGACCGAAACAGAGAAAGCGAATAAAGCTAAACGTGAAAAAAACAAAATAGTCCACACGACGCAATCATCAGAAACTCATCAAAAACATTCCGAGGCACAAAATATCAAGCAACTAAAAAAATCTGTTGAACGAATTGGAAAGAAAAACAATTATCAAAAAGACAAACTAAAAGCCAAAGAAGATTTGATGTATAAAGCATTGAGGGAAAAGAATTTCCCACTTGCTGAAAGATATTTATCTGAATTGCTAGACAAATCACCGTCCAACAAAAAATACATAAACCTAATATCTGGAGTTGCACTAGCACAAGAAAATTATCCGCTGGCAATAAAATATCTCGAAAAGCAGGATAAAGCCATTGAAAACCAAAAGATATTAGCTTTTTCTTATTTTAAAAATTCTCAACTAAAAAAATCGTTAAATATAATCGATAGCCTAATCTTTAAAGACCCTACTAATCTTGAATTTGTTGACTCAGGAATTACATATTCAATGGGCGAAAAGGATTGGGAAAACGCTCTAAAATACTTAAATATCGGACTTGAGAAAAAGCCAAACTATGAAAAATATCTGCTGCAAAAAGCAGATATTTTGACTATTCAAAAGCAATATGAACCAGCTATTATAATATTTACAACTCTCACGACGATAAGTCCTAAAGAAGAATATAAACTCAAGCTTATTGATTTATATCTTGCAACCGGGCAATACGACAAAGCGGAATTGCTTATTATTCCTCTATATAAAGAACAAGCTAATAAAGAAATTGCTCAAAAATATTTACACATATTAAATACAAATGAAAAACACCAAGAAGCCTACAAACTAGCCCTGGATAACGATTTACTCGAAAGCGTTGACGGGCATTTGGCTTCTGCAAATATTGCAAGAGAAAATAATGATTTTTCAAAGGCAAAAGCATATTATTCAAAAATTTTAAATCAAGAACCCAACAACTTATCCGCACAACTCGGAAATGCCTATGCTTCCTTGGAGAAAAAAGAATTTGTCGAATCAAGAAATCTTTTTGAAAAAATGTTAGAAGTTAACCCCTCATTTGTACCGGCAAGACTTGGAATAATCGACAGTTATATGGCTAACACTGAAGATTTAAAGACTTTATCTGAATTGAATAAAATGCAACCTAACGAAAAAGTTCAAATTTTAAAAGCAAAGACGTACTACGAAATGAAAATGTACGAAAATGCAAAAAATTCAATAAAAGGCATCAATACCCCTGAAGGTATCAACCTAAACAACGACGTTCTGCGAGCTCAAGCTTATATTTTCAATCCCAATTATGACTTATTCACACAAAAATTAAGCGAAGAATTCAAATTAAATTACGACAAGATAGGATTTCGCAACTCCAAATATATAGACAATCTAAACTGTTATACCGACTACAACATAATCATTTACAGTTCTGGAGTTTACCCCTCAACAAACGAAAAATACAACAATGTAACCAATGAAATCAGAGGCGGTATCGAAGGAAGAATTGACCCCAACAAAGAAATCAAGCTAGATGTCGGAGCGAAAATATTTCAAGATGCAGGTGCAATGTTAAACACAGACAGTTGGATAAAATTTTACCCAAACGACAAATACAATCTCAAACTGGGGTTTTCCAGAGATAACGTACAACAATCTTATCTATCCGCAGTTGGTATGTATTTGAACGGCATTTACACGGGGCAAGTCGCAAACAACAAAGTTTACCTTGAATACGAAGCAAAAATGCCAAAAAGATATTACTCCTTCGGGCGTGGCGGATTTGGGTCTATGAATGGGCAAAACTTAAGAACCAATCCTTATTGGGAAGGAATGGTCGGATTTGGCAATTTATTATATTACACGCCTAAAAAAGAAAAAATAAAAAAAATATCAACAGATATAGTCACTTACAACGCAGGCTATAGATATAACTTGTTAGATATTTTTGATAATGAAGGCAATTTGTATGGCGGATATTGGAGCCCCACATGGTTCAGTGCCAACACGGTAAACATTACAGCCCTTGGGGAATACAAAAAATTCAACTACGGAGCAGCGGGATACGTCGGTTGGCAATACGCAATAAATCCCAAACAATCACTGTTTATCTGGGGTGCAAATGCCTTTATAAATTACAAAATTAACGACCACGTTGACGTTAATGTGGCATATAGATACTTTAATTACGCAGACGTCCAACGTAATCAATTTATTGCTAATGTAATAATAAGAGGATTTAGAAATGTTAAAATTCATTAA
- a CDS encoding HD domain-containing protein yields the protein MAFKTALKKFTEEAIFEGHPKWEICIKRPAKLSKKEFDIRSEFERDNNRIMHSTAYRRLKDKTQVFFATNKDVICTRIEHVNHVASISRAICKTMGLNSDLAEAAALGHDLGHTPFGHQGERIIEELVLKHGLAKSFWHEKNSLRFIDLIETLPNYMGKQDNLNLTYAVRDAIISHCGEVDENYLKPRSEVIQLDSMEKGIYAPFTYEGCVVKVSDKIAYLGRDIEDAFTYGILGPKQARELKQIAENLLKKKFPLGEVNTTVLMYEFIQDLCWNSTPQDGLSFTKERFEMMNQIKEFNYIHICEHKRLQPFKAYSKLILNTIFDFLLSYYKREETIKAMQKDYQYFPVVMKEFEDWLIKYSDIDLKKKQYRKCCNETIYQIINEKDYKQAIIDFLSSLTDHFAIEIFEEIITF from the coding sequence GTGGCATTTAAGACAGCACTAAAAAAATTCACAGAAGAAGCAATTTTTGAAGGTCATCCGAAATGGGAAATTTGTATTAAAAGACCTGCTAAACTTTCAAAAAAAGAATTTGATATCCGTTCTGAGTTTGAACGTGACAACAACAGAATAATGCACTCAACTGCATATAGAAGACTTAAAGATAAAACTCAAGTATTTTTTGCTACGAATAAAGACGTAATTTGCACAAGGATTGAGCATGTAAACCATGTTGCGTCAATTTCTCGTGCAATATGCAAAACAATGGGGCTCAACAGCGATTTAGCTGAAGCTGCTGCATTGGGGCATGATTTAGGTCATACACCTTTTGGGCACCAAGGTGAAAGAATAATTGAAGAATTAGTTTTAAAACATGGGCTCGCTAAAAGTTTTTGGCACGAAAAAAATTCTTTGCGATTTATTGATCTTATTGAAACTCTACCAAATTATATGGGAAAACAAGATAATTTAAATTTAACATACGCAGTTCGTGATGCAATAATTTCTCACTGCGGCGAAGTTGATGAAAACTATCTAAAGCCTCGTAGTGAAGTTATACAACTAGACTCTATGGAAAAAGGTATATATGCTCCTTTCACTTACGAAGGATGCGTAGTTAAAGTATCAGACAAAATCGCTTACTTGGGAAGGGACATAGAAGATGCTTTTACCTATGGGATTTTGGGTCCAAAACAAGCTCGAGAACTAAAACAAATTGCAGAAAATCTTTTAAAGAAAAAATTTCCGCTAGGAGAAGTGAATACAACTGTTTTAATGTATGAATTTATTCAAGATTTATGTTGGAACTCTACACCTCAAGATGGCTTAAGTTTCACAAAAGAACGCTTTGAGATGATGAATCAAATCAAAGAATTCAACTATATCCATATTTGCGAGCACAAACGCTTACAACCATTTAAAGCATATTCAAAATTAATTTTGAACACAATTTTTGACTTTTTACTCTCTTATTATAAAAGAGAAGAAACCATAAAAGCGATGCAAAAGGATTATCAATATTTTCCTGTCGTTATGAAAGAGTTTGAAGATTGGCTAATAAAATACTCCGACATTGATTTAAAGAAAAAGCAATATCGCAAATGTTGCAATGAAACTATTTATCAAATAATTAATGAAAAAGACTACAAACAGGCTATTATCGATTTTTTATCCAGCTTGACCGACCATTTTGCAATTGAAATATTTGAAGAAATTATTACTTTTTAA